In Mycobacterium sp. ITM-2016-00317, the genomic window ACAGGATGGCCGCGGTGTCCCGGCCCGGGACGGTGGGCAGCCCGTCGACATGCCACGCGTCGGCGACCTGGCTGCGGGCCGACGCATCGTGGACCGGCCGGCCACCCGGCAGCAGGTTGGGCAGCGCGCCGGCTTCCACCGCACCCCGGTCGCCGGCCCGCCGCGGGATCCACGCCACGCGGGCGCCGGTGGACTCGGCGAGCCGGCCCACGGCGGACAACGCGCCGGGCGACGCGGCGAGACGTTCGCCGACGAGCAGCAGCGCCCCGCGCATCGAGAGCAGTGCGTCCTCGGCCAGGCCGTCCAGCGCGTTCGCCTCCGAGCCCGGGGCGCAACGGATCAACCGGCCCGACAGCTTGTCCAGGCTGCGGGTGGCCAGCGGCGCCACCGCCAGCACCTGCAGCCCGCGCTTGCGCACCGCCTTGCGCAGCCGCAGGTACACGATCGGCGACTCCTCTTCCGGTTCCAGGCCGGCCAGCAGCACCGCGGGCGCGTTCTCCAGGTCGGCGTAGGTCACCGTCATCGGCAGTCCCGCGACGTGGGCGGCCAGGAAATCGGCCTCCTCGGCGCTGTGCGGCCTGCTCCGGAAGTCGACGTCGTTGGTGCCCAGCACGATTCGGGCGAACTTCGCGTACGCGTAGGATTCCTCGGCGGTGACCCGGCCGCCGACCAACACGCCGGCGTTGCCCACGGCCGCGGTCAGCCCCGCCGCGGCGACGCCGAGCGCCTCCGACCACGACGCCGGTCGCAGGACGCCCTCGTCGCGTACCAGCGGTGTGGTGAGGCGGTCGCCGACCGTCGCGTAGGTGAACGCCCAGCGCCCCTTGTCGCAGTTCCATTCCTCGTTGACCTCGGGATCGTCGCCGGCCAGTCGGCGCAGCACCTTGCCGCGACGGTGGTCGGTGCGCTGTGCGCATCCCGACGCGCAGTGCTCGCACGCGCTGGGACTGGACACCAGGTCGAACGGGCGCGCCCGGAAGCGGTACGCGGCGCCGGTGAGCGCGCCGACGGGGCAGATCTGGACGGTGTTGCCCGAGAAGTAGGACTGGAACGGTTCGCCGGGTGCGATGCCGACCTGCTGCAGCGCGCCGCGTTCCATCAGATCGATGAAGCGGTCCCCGGCGATCTGATCCGAGAAGCGGGTGCAGCGGGCGCACAGCACGCAGCGTTCCCGGTCCAGCAGCACCTGGGAGGAGATGTTGATCGGCTTCGGGAACGTGCGTTTGACGTCGTCGAAGCGGGTCTCGGTGCGCCCGTTGGACATCGCCTGGTTCTGCAGTGGGCATTCGCCGCCCTTGTCGCAGACCGGGCAGTCCAGCGGGTGGTTGATCAGCAGGAGCTCCATCACGCCGTGCTGCGCCTTGTCCGCCGCCTCGGAGGTGTGCTGGGTGCGCACCACCATGTCGGGTGTCACCGTCGTGGTGCACGAGGCCAGCGGTTTGCGCTGACCCTCGACCTCGACGAGGCACTGCCGGCACGCGCCGACCGGGTCGAGCAGCGGGTGGTCGCAGAAACGCGGGATCTGCACGCCGATCAGCTCCGCCGCGCGGATCACCAACGTGCCCTTGGGCACCGAGATCTCGGTGCCGTCGATGGTCAGCGACACCATCTCCACCGGTGGCGCGTCGTGACTGTGCTCGGCGAGCGTCATGCGCCGACCCCTTCCGGTGCGGCCAGCATCGAGGCGAACGGATCGAACGGGCACCCCGCGCGGTCCAGGTGCGCCTCGTACTCGGCGCGGAAATGCTTGAGCGACGACAGGATCGGGCTCGCAGCGCCGTCGCCGAGTGCGCAGAACGACTTTCCGAAGATGTTGTCGGAGATGTCGAGCAGCTTGTCCAGATCCGCTTCCGTGCCGGTGCCGGTCTCCAGTCGCTGGTAGATCTGCGCCAGCCAGTATGTGCCCTCCCGGCACGGCGTGCACTTGCCGCACGACTCGTGGGCGTAGAACTGCGTCCAGCGCCGTACCGCCCGCACCACACAAGTGGTTTCGTCGAAGATCTGCAGAGCTTTGGTGCCGAGCATGGACCCGACCCCGGCCATGCCCTCGTAATCCAGTGGCACGTCCAGGTGTTCGGCCGTCAGCAGCGGTGTCGACGAGCCACCCGGGGTCCAGAACTTCAACTCGTGGCCGGCGCGCACCCCGCCCGCGTATTCGAGCAACTGCCGCAGCGTGATTCCCAGTGGCGCCTCGTACTGGCCGGGAGTGGTGACATGACCGGACAGCGAGTACAGCGTGAACCCGGGCGACTTCTCGGTGCCCATGGACCGGAACCAGTCGACACCGTTGCTCAGGATCGGCGGCACGCTGGCGATCGACTCGACGTTGTTGACCACCGTCGGGCACGCGTACAGGCCGGCGACGGCGGGGAACGGGGGACGCAGCCGGGGCTGGCCCCGCCTGCCCTCCAGCGAGTCCAGCAGCGCGGTCTCCTCACCGCAGATGTAGGCGCCGGCCCCGGCATGCACGATCAGCTCGAGGTCGAAACCGGATCCGTGGATGTCGCTGCCCAGATGCCCTGCGGCATAGGCCTCGGCGACCGCGGCCTGCAGCCGCCGCAGCACCGGCACCACCTCGCCGCGCAGGTAGATGAACGCGTGGTGTGCCCGGATCGCGTACGCGGCGATGATCGCACCCTCGACCAGGAAGTGCGGGGTGGTCATCATCAGCGGAATGTCCTTGCACGTCCCGGGTTCGGACTCGTCGGCGTTGACCACCAGGTAGTGCGGCTTGGCCGCCGCGCTCGGGTCACCCTGGACGGTCTGGTCGTTGCGCTCCTGCGGGATGAACGACCACTTCGTTCCCGTCGGGAACCCGGCCCCGCCCCGACCGCGCAGGCCGGAATCCTTGACGATGCCGATCACGTCGTCCGGGCTCATCGCCAGCGCCCGCTCCAGCGCCCGATAGCCGCCGTGGCGGACGTAGGTGTCCAGCGACCAGGGCTCCGGTTCGTCCCAGAAGCTGCTCAGCACCGGAGTCAACGCCGTCATCACGAATCCGTCGCTCGGGGATCGGTTTCCGGCGTCCCGCCCTGTGCCGGCACGTCGGCCGACGGCGCAGGCGCCGGTTCGTCCTTCACCGTTTCGGCGGCCTCGGCCTGATCCCGGCCGGACGGACCGGCCGGCTCGTGCCCGGTGCTGTCCGTCGGGGTGCCGGCCTCGGGCGCCGTCATGTCGTGGTCCCGGGCGAACCGCAGCCCCGCCAGCGTGGCCGGGCCCACGACACCCGGGGTGCCGGTGTCGCACGGACCGTCCAGTCCGGCAAGAATTCTCGAGGTGTCCCGGAACGTGCACAGTGATCCGCCGCGCGACGGCGCCGGCGACTCACCCGCACGCAGAGCGTCCACCAGCGCCCGCGCCGACGACGGGGTCTGGTTGTCGAAGAAGTCCCAGTTCACCATCACGACGGGCGCGTAGTCGCACGCGGCGTTGCATTCGAGATGCTCCAGCGTGACCCGGCCGTCGTCGGTGGTCTGACCGGGCGTGATGTCCAGATGACTCTGCAGGCTTTCCAGGATCGCGTCACCGCCCATCACCGCGCACAGCGTGTTGGTGCAGACCCCGACCAGATACTCGCCGGTGGGTTGCCGCCGGTACATCGAGTAGAAGGTCGCGACCGCGGTGACCTCGGCGTCGGTGAGCCCCAATTGCCCTGCGCAGAAGCGGATTCCTGCCGGCGTCAGGCAGCTGTCTTCGGCCTGCACCAGGTGCAGCAGCGGCAACAGCGCCGACCTGGCCTGCGGATAGCGGGCGATGATCGTCGCCGCGTCGGTCGCCAACCTGGCCGTGACCTCGGCCGGGTACGCCGCGGCACCGTGGATCGGCGGGCCGGGCTCGTCGGGCCGCTGGCCCAGCTCCAGAAAGACACTCATCACCTGTCCACCCCGCCCATCACCGGGTCGATCGACGCCACCGCGGTGATCGCGTCGGCGACCATGCCGCCCTCGCACATCGCCGCCACCGCTTGAAGATTGGTGAACGACGGATCCCGGTAGTGCACCCGGTAGGGACGTGTCCCGCCGTCGGACACCATGTGCACGCCGAGCTCACCCCGCGGTGACTCCACCGCGACGTAGACCTGACCGGCCGGCACCCGGATACCCTCGGTCACCAGCTTGAAATGGTGGATCAGGCCCTCCATCGAATGACCCATTATCTTGGCGATGTGCTCGGGGGAGTTGCCCAGCCCGTCGGGCCCGACCTGTAGGTCGGCAGGCCACGCCAGCTTCTTGTCGGTGATCATCACCGGTGCGCCAGTCAGCCTTTCGAGCCGCTCGACGCACTGCTCGACGATCCTGATCGATTGGTGCATCTCCTTCACACGGATCAGGTACCGGCCGTAGGAGTCGCACTGGTCGTCGGTGACGACGTCGAAGTCGTAGGTCTCGTACCCGCAATAGGGTTGGGTCTTGCGCAGGTCGTGCGGCAGCCCGGTGGACCGCAGGATCGGACCCGTGATGCCGAGCGCCATGCACCCGGTGAGATCGAGATACCCGACACCCTGGGTGCGGGCCTTCCAGATGTAGTTCTCGTTGAGCAGATTCTCCATGTCGCGCAGGCGTTCGGGCAGCAGTGTGAGCAGGTCGCGGATCTGGGGGAGTCCTTCGGCGGGCAGGTCGGCGGCCACGCCGCCCGGCCGGATGTAGGCGTTGTTCATCCGCAGTCCGGTGATCGTCTCGAACACCGACAGGATGAGCTCGCGTTCCCGGAAGCCGAGGAACATCGCCGTCATTGCGCCGAGTTCCATGCCGCCGGTGGCCAGCGCGACGAGATGGCTGGAGATCCGGTTGAGTTCCATCATCATGACCCGGATCACCGAGGCCCGTTCGGGTATCGCGTCGGTGACCCCGAGCAGCTTCT contains:
- the nuoE gene encoding NADH-quinone oxidoreductase subunit NuoE; protein product: MSVFLELGQRPDEPGPPIHGAAAYPAEVTARLATDAATIIARYPQARSALLPLLHLVQAEDSCLTPAGIRFCAGQLGLTDAEVTAVATFYSMYRRQPTGEYLVGVCTNTLCAVMGGDAILESLQSHLDITPGQTTDDGRVTLEHLECNAACDYAPVVMVNWDFFDNQTPSSARALVDALRAGESPAPSRGGSLCTFRDTSRILAGLDGPCDTGTPGVVGPATLAGLRFARDHDMTAPEAGTPTDSTGHEPAGPSGRDQAEAAETVKDEPAPAPSADVPAQGGTPETDPRATDS
- the nuoF gene encoding NADH-quinone oxidoreductase subunit NuoF → MTALTPVLSSFWDEPEPWSLDTYVRHGGYRALERALAMSPDDVIGIVKDSGLRGRGGAGFPTGTKWSFIPQERNDQTVQGDPSAAAKPHYLVVNADESEPGTCKDIPLMMTTPHFLVEGAIIAAYAIRAHHAFIYLRGEVVPVLRRLQAAVAEAYAAGHLGSDIHGSGFDLELIVHAGAGAYICGEETALLDSLEGRRGQPRLRPPFPAVAGLYACPTVVNNVESIASVPPILSNGVDWFRSMGTEKSPGFTLYSLSGHVTTPGQYEAPLGITLRQLLEYAGGVRAGHELKFWTPGGSSTPLLTAEHLDVPLDYEGMAGVGSMLGTKALQIFDETTCVVRAVRRWTQFYAHESCGKCTPCREGTYWLAQIYQRLETGTGTEADLDKLLDISDNIFGKSFCALGDGAASPILSSLKHFRAEYEAHLDRAGCPFDPFASMLAAPEGVGA
- the nuoD gene encoding NADH dehydrogenase (quinone) subunit D, with the protein product MATSPPPPERVVVVGGQDWDQVVSAARQNAAEHAGERIVVNMGPQHPSTHGVLRLILEIEGETIVEARCGIGYLHTGIEKNLEFRNWTQGVTFVTRMDYLSPFFNETVYCLAVEKLLGVTDAIPERASVIRVMMMELNRISSHLVALATGGMELGAMTAMFLGFRERELILSVFETITGLRMNNAYIRPGGVAADLPAEGLPQIRDLLTLLPERLRDMENLLNENYIWKARTQGVGYLDLTGCMALGITGPILRSTGLPHDLRKTQPYCGYETYDFDVVTDDQCDSYGRYLIRVKEMHQSIRIVEQCVERLERLTGAPVMITDKKLAWPADLQVGPDGLGNSPEHIAKIMGHSMEGLIHHFKLVTEGIRVPAGQVYVAVESPRGELGVHMVSDGGTRPYRVHYRDPSFTNLQAVAAMCEGGMVADAITAVASIDPVMGGVDR